From the Bacteriovorax sp. Seq25_V genome, one window contains:
- a CDS encoding RluA family pseudouridine synthase, with protein MSSNEKDTVIEISITEDDIKNYKRLDQFLSEKITDTSRSFLKDLFEKGQITATTKIELKKMPKVATTVSVTIPPPRPADAEPQNIPLEIIFEDEHLVFVNKPAGMVTHPAPGNYDGTLVNAILYHCKDIKGVGDQKRPGIVHRLDKGTSGIMVVAKTQKCHEGLVKLFSTHDIDRYYEAIVMGNTLPIGGKLESTIGRHPTNRLKMAANVRGGKEAITHYKVLDYFNNLSHVELKLETGRTHQIRVHLSSLLNRAILCDPIYGNPKQHIQRVSPEISNIICEYEYPFLHAKILGLVHPITGEKLFFEVEPPQIFKDVLKLAREQRDEDHSKRN; from the coding sequence ATGTCTTCTAATGAGAAAGATACGGTGATTGAAATATCAATCACCGAAGATGACATTAAAAACTACAAAAGACTTGATCAATTCCTATCAGAAAAAATCACCGATACTAGTCGCTCTTTTTTAAAAGACCTTTTCGAAAAAGGACAGATTACAGCGACCACAAAAATAGAATTAAAGAAAATGCCAAAGGTTGCGACAACGGTCTCAGTCACGATACCACCGCCAAGACCCGCTGACGCTGAACCACAAAACATTCCACTTGAAATTATTTTCGAAGATGAACATCTTGTCTTTGTGAATAAACCCGCGGGAATGGTTACCCATCCAGCACCAGGTAATTATGACGGAACTCTCGTAAATGCCATTCTCTATCACTGTAAAGATATAAAAGGTGTTGGAGATCAAAAAAGACCAGGAATTGTTCATCGCCTAGACAAAGGAACAAGTGGGATCATGGTCGTTGCAAAAACCCAGAAATGTCACGAAGGCCTTGTAAAACTTTTTTCAACTCACGATATCGACCGCTACTATGAGGCGATTGTGATGGGAAATACTCTCCCTATTGGAGGAAAACTCGAATCTACAATTGGTAGACATCCTACGAATAGATTAAAGATGGCAGCAAATGTTCGTGGAGGAAAAGAAGCAATTACTCATTATAAAGTTCTCGATTACTTCAACAATCTTTCTCATGTCGAACTAAAACTTGAAACAGGACGAACTCATCAAATTAGAGTTCATCTCTCTTCCCTACTTAATAGAGCAATTCTGTGTGATCCTATTTACGGAAATCCAAAACAGCATATACAAAGAGTCTCTCCAGAAATCAGCAATATTATCTGTGAGTATGAATATCCATTCCTGCATGCAAAAATACTAGGCCTTGTTCATCCAATTACAGGTGAAAAATTATTCTTTGAAGTTGAGCCGCCTCAAATTTTTAAAGACGTGCTAAAACTAGCAAGAGAGCAAAGAGATG
- a CDS encoding helix-turn-helix transcriptional regulator has product MNEQIKNYYEVLEVSVNANGEEIYQAYTRAKNAYSGDSLALYSLLSQDEATKILELIEEAYNILSDPEKRKQYNNVRGINADSSSHSLGVSADQVEEFKQNKSSGEINKIVAKKRYGLDYKEDAEFEKEIEQCEEFTGEFLKRVREYKNVDLVRLAEMTKISKTYLQYIEEEDVAKMPATVYIRGFVYQYAKCLKLNPELVANSFLNRVKKLKENL; this is encoded by the coding sequence ATGAATGAACAAATTAAAAATTACTATGAAGTACTCGAAGTAAGCGTGAATGCAAATGGTGAAGAAATTTACCAAGCATACACTAGAGCGAAGAATGCCTACTCTGGTGACAGTTTAGCACTTTACTCTCTTCTCTCTCAGGATGAGGCTACTAAGATTCTCGAACTAATTGAAGAAGCTTATAATATTCTATCTGACCCAGAAAAAAGAAAGCAGTACAACAATGTGAGAGGCATCAATGCCGATTCATCGAGTCACTCTTTGGGAGTGAGTGCTGATCAAGTTGAAGAATTCAAGCAAAATAAAAGTTCTGGTGAAATTAATAAGATCGTTGCAAAGAAACGCTATGGACTTGATTACAAAGAAGATGCTGAATTCGAAAAAGAAATTGAACAATGTGAAGAGTTCACCGGAGAATTTCTTAAGCGAGTTAGAGAGTACAAGAACGTTGATCTAGTTCGTCTCGCAGAGATGACAAAGATTTCTAAAACCTACCTTCAATATATTGAAGAAGAAGATGTAGCAAAAATGCCAGCAACTGTTTACATCCGTGGTTTTGTTTACCAATATGCAAAATGCTTAAAACTTAACCCAGAGCTTGTAGCAAATTCATTTCTTAATCGCGTAAAAAAACTGAAGGAAAATCTTTAA
- a CDS encoding P-loop NTPase translates to MTDNTSSYIKEASDLLGTQNGSQKIWAIGGGKGGVGKSLVTSNLAICLSLLGMKVVIIDMDLGGANLHTCLGVPIPEKTLSDYFAKSHTKLDELLTPTLLPNLKLISGAQDELGIANLRQVHKSKLISHLRELDADYILLDLGAGTTSNTLDFFLSADQGILVTLPEPTSIENTYRFIKSVFHRKLALMEDFLEISPIVDKVLNSKMSEKNTPSEIIEKAMKIDPVMGQRLKNEIEAYSPKLIINQCRTQADIDIGFSMKIISKKYFGLNLDYVGFLEYDATVWQSVKKKRPLILEFPGSSLVKNFESIIHRVLNLSKKNV, encoded by the coding sequence GTGACGGATAATACAAGTTCATATATAAAAGAGGCCAGTGACCTACTTGGCACTCAAAATGGATCACAGAAAATTTGGGCCATCGGTGGTGGAAAAGGTGGGGTTGGAAAGAGTTTAGTAACTTCCAACTTGGCAATTTGCCTTTCTCTACTTGGAATGAAAGTTGTTATCATTGACATGGATCTTGGAGGGGCGAACCTTCACACATGTCTTGGTGTACCAATTCCAGAAAAGACGCTTTCAGACTACTTTGCAAAATCTCATACAAAGCTTGATGAACTTCTAACTCCTACACTACTTCCAAATCTTAAACTAATTAGTGGTGCTCAGGATGAACTTGGGATTGCAAACCTAAGACAAGTACATAAGAGTAAACTTATCTCACATTTAAGAGAGCTTGACGCCGACTATATTCTTCTCGACTTAGGTGCAGGAACGACAAGTAACACACTAGACTTCTTCCTATCTGCAGATCAGGGGATTCTTGTTACACTTCCAGAACCAACTTCAATTGAGAATACATATCGTTTTATCAAGTCTGTATTTCACAGAAAACTTGCTCTAATGGAAGACTTCCTTGAGATTTCTCCAATTGTAGATAAAGTTCTAAATAGTAAGATGTCTGAGAAAAATACACCATCTGAAATTATCGAGAAGGCAATGAAGATTGATCCAGTAATGGGACAACGCCTTAAGAATGAAATCGAGGCATACTCTCCAAAACTGATTATTAATCAGTGTAGAACTCAAGCTGATATTGATATCGGTTTCTCAATGAAGATCATCTCGAAGAAATACTTTGGACTAAACCTTGATTACGTTGGCTTCCTTGAGTACGACGCGACAGTTTGGCAAAGTGTGAAGAAGAAAAGACCGCTGATTTTAGAGTTTCCAGGTTCTTCACTCGTTAAGAACTTTGAAAGCATAATTCATCGAGTGCTTAATCTATCGAAGAAAAACGTCTAG
- a CDS encoding diacylglycerol/polyprenol kinase family protein, giving the protein MEIKEVLLKRSDLHLLRKAWHIVTGLTGLAIYFSLDVPAKSVGQILLIFGLASIAFELLRLKVESVNKLVVTYMGLFMRESEKNSISGLPFYALGVGLSLTFFEEPIAIISTLFLVFSDPISSAFGIKFGTQKIYGNKSLEGSVAGFITCFIVVMVYGLLFFPVNINLFAFALIASTAGCFAELLSTKIDDNLMIPVVSGVAMTITNWIIPIV; this is encoded by the coding sequence ATGGAAATTAAAGAAGTTTTGTTGAAAAGAAGTGATTTGCATCTGCTAAGAAAGGCATGGCACATCGTGACAGGTTTGACTGGTCTAGCAATTTATTTTTCTTTAGACGTCCCAGCGAAGAGCGTTGGCCAGATTCTTCTGATTTTTGGGCTTGCTAGTATTGCTTTTGAACTGCTTCGTTTGAAAGTTGAATCAGTTAATAAACTGGTTGTGACATATATGGGACTTTTTATGAGGGAGAGTGAGAAGAACTCAATCAGTGGTCTTCCATTTTATGCCCTTGGGGTTGGTCTTTCTCTTACATTTTTTGAAGAGCCAATAGCTATTATCTCTACTTTATTTCTAGTTTTTTCCGATCCAATTTCATCTGCATTTGGAATTAAGTTTGGAACTCAAAAAATCTATGGAAATAAATCTCTTGAAGGAAGCGTTGCAGGTTTCATTACATGTTTTATCGTTGTAATGGTTTATGGATTACTTTTCTTTCCTGTAAATATTAATTTATTCGCATTTGCTTTAATTGCTTCAACTGCAGGTTGTTTTGCTGAACTTCTTTCAACGAAAATTGACGACAACCTAATGATTCCTGTAGTTTCAGGAGTTGCGATGACTATTACAAATTGGATAATTCCTATCGTCTAA
- a CDS encoding LON peptidase substrate-binding domain-containing protein, whose translation MKQIADIPVITLSNVVFYPSTSLPLYFVDKDFELMIEKSLKEQTPIAVSLSREEESSDGRPIPSQICSIGMPIVLDRLEDGSLKVLLRGIGKARLIESKCNIPYQVYSAEIEFVNDAQTLLFDQIKFKYFKSLLYNWLEEAIKDPGEKEQFILSLNGPDTIIDYVCTFLIKDIATKQLLLEMKDKNEVLNLLSLIFEKENPFHENQLVTDAIRDFNSMNNFDNDRVAN comes from the coding sequence ATGAAACAGATCGCTGATATACCGGTTATTACCCTATCTAACGTCGTGTTTTATCCCTCGACGTCTCTACCTCTCTACTTTGTAGATAAGGACTTTGAGTTAATGATAGAAAAATCTCTTAAGGAGCAAACTCCTATTGCTGTCTCATTGAGTAGAGAAGAAGAATCAAGTGACGGTCGCCCTATCCCATCTCAAATTTGCTCTATTGGTATGCCTATCGTTCTCGATAGACTTGAAGATGGAAGCCTCAAGGTTTTACTGAGAGGAATTGGTAAGGCACGTCTTATCGAATCTAAGTGCAACATTCCCTATCAAGTCTATTCTGCAGAAATTGAATTCGTGAACGATGCTCAGACACTGCTATTTGACCAAATAAAGTTCAAGTACTTTAAGTCCCTACTCTACAACTGGCTAGAAGAAGCAATCAAGGACCCAGGAGAAAAAGAGCAGTTTATTCTTTCGCTCAACGGTCCAGATACTATTATCGATTATGTCTGCACCTTTCTTATTAAAGATATTGCAACCAAGCAGCTACTACTCGAAATGAAAGACAAGAATGAAGTATTAAATCTTCTCAGCTTAATTTTTGAAAAAGAAAATCCATTTCATGAAAATCAATTAGTCACAGATGCTATCCGCGACTTCAATTCAATGAATAACTTCGATAACGATCGAGTTGCAAATTAG
- a CDS encoding type I phosphomannose isomerase catalytic subunit — translation MKLYPLRPYLTHKIWGGTRLIDLKKPELLGNITSAEPLGETWEVSRHKDGISETLDGNKLNEIFSSEELPYLVKFIDTSDNLSIQVHPGDEYAKKHEGDSGKSECWLILDAPEGEGIYLGLKDGVDKKQLEEEIRKSGQVNELLNFYPVKAGDFFFVRSGSIHAIGKDVLMCEIQQSSGVTYRVWDWNRLDNGKPRELHIDKALDVINFEAEKNTLQAFDHMSGNFSKSSVVLTEHRDFKVELVNGEALEERVVSANGERALSVIVLSGQITADDTKMNSYESMIVKECKNLKIKNVQKSSYIIVS, via the coding sequence TTGAAATTATATCCACTACGACCATATCTGACTCATAAGATTTGGGGCGGAACTAGATTAATAGACCTCAAGAAGCCCGAATTATTAGGCAATATTACATCAGCGGAGCCTCTAGGAGAGACTTGGGAAGTGTCTCGACACAAAGATGGGATCAGCGAAACCCTTGATGGAAACAAGCTAAATGAAATCTTTTCATCTGAGGAGTTACCATACCTCGTGAAGTTTATTGATACCTCTGACAACTTATCTATTCAAGTTCATCCTGGTGATGAGTATGCAAAGAAGCATGAAGGTGATAGTGGAAAGAGTGAGTGCTGGTTGATTCTTGATGCTCCAGAGGGAGAGGGGATCTATCTTGGTCTTAAAGATGGTGTTGATAAAAAACAGCTAGAAGAAGAAATTAGAAAGTCTGGTCAGGTTAATGAATTATTAAATTTTTATCCTGTTAAGGCCGGTGATTTTTTCTTTGTACGTTCTGGCTCAATTCACGCAATTGGAAAAGATGTATTGATGTGTGAAATTCAACAGAGCTCTGGGGTGACTTATCGAGTATGGGACTGGAATCGTCTTGATAATGGCAAACCAAGAGAACTTCATATTGATAAGGCTCTTGATGTTATTAATTTTGAAGCAGAAAAAAATACTCTGCAGGCTTTTGATCATATGAGTGGAAACTTTTCAAAGTCATCTGTCGTTCTTACTGAGCATCGCGACTTTAAAGTAGAGTTGGTTAATGGGGAAGCTTTAGAAGAGAGAGTTGTTAGTGCTAATGGTGAACGTGCCTTGTCAGTTATTGTATTGAGTGGGCAAATTACAGCTGATGACACGAAAATGAATAGCTATGAGAGTATGATAGTAAAAGAATGTAAAAATTTAAAAATTAAGAACGTGCAAAAATCATCTTATATCATTGTTTCTTAA
- a CDS encoding ATP-binding protein: protein MKYLNKQSLKHKILIYTIVISSVMSTIFTLSSLFLDYRLGVGKMDERIKNIEITTLGSLKGSLWDLNINLIKVQLNDLFQLEGITEIQLVDENNINLVHLKKEEKERELFDSSFLNKYPLYFDVDGEKVYGGTFFLRFTRNHILEEIVHRALIVFLTQAAKTFVVSFLLLLLYEKLITHDLVSISQYFKKLDIATTETVEGFKNKRENEDEISIIQNQIENISRKLVDLNIENKKLLDQANKEKKLQEAKALNAARLASLGEMAAGIAHEINNPLTIIKSGIYAVEKKIKREHENDLNFQGDVNFERINNGVNRISKIIKNMKKISRDGSHEEIASLKLKDALIDSFDYFHEKLRSLDIEFKVADIPEQYITVSEVEFAQVLMNLLNNALDAINDNDEKWISIDFKSLDQFLEIRITDSGKGIDEATLDKIFAPFFTTKEIGKGTGLGLSISKESIEKMGGSLYYDSESANTTFVLRVRLSPQ from the coding sequence ATGAAATATTTAAATAAACAATCATTGAAGCACAAAATTTTGATCTATACGATTGTGATCAGTTCAGTGATGTCTACTATATTCACTTTAAGTTCTCTCTTTCTTGATTACCGTCTTGGTGTAGGAAAAATGGATGAGAGAATTAAAAATATCGAGATCACAACACTTGGTTCTTTAAAAGGATCTCTGTGGGACTTAAATATTAATCTTATAAAGGTACAGCTCAATGACCTCTTTCAGCTCGAAGGAATTACCGAGATTCAACTTGTCGACGAGAATAATATTAATCTTGTTCATCTGAAAAAAGAAGAAAAAGAAAGAGAGCTCTTTGATTCGAGCTTCTTAAATAAGTATCCTCTTTACTTTGATGTCGATGGAGAGAAGGTTTATGGTGGAACCTTCTTTCTTCGTTTTACTCGTAATCACATTCTTGAAGAGATCGTACATCGTGCATTAATCGTATTTCTCACGCAAGCTGCGAAAACTTTTGTCGTGTCTTTTTTATTACTACTTTTATATGAAAAATTAATAACTCATGACCTCGTTTCTATTTCTCAATATTTTAAGAAGCTTGATATTGCCACGACTGAAACAGTCGAAGGATTTAAGAATAAGCGTGAAAACGAAGATGAGATATCTATTATCCAAAATCAGATCGAAAATATTTCACGAAAACTTGTTGATTTAAACATTGAAAACAAAAAATTACTTGATCAAGCTAATAAAGAGAAAAAGCTTCAGGAAGCGAAAGCATTAAATGCGGCAAGACTAGCTTCCCTAGGAGAAATGGCCGCAGGTATCGCCCATGAGATTAATAATCCTCTGACTATTATCAAGTCTGGAATCTATGCGGTAGAAAAGAAAATTAAAAGAGAGCATGAGAACGATTTAAATTTTCAAGGTGATGTAAATTTTGAAAGAATTAATAATGGTGTTAATCGTATCTCAAAAATTATCAAAAATATGAAAAAAATATCTCGTGATGGAAGTCATGAAGAGATTGCGAGTCTTAAGTTAAAAGATGCCCTCATTGATTCATTTGATTACTTTCATGAAAAACTAAGAAGTTTGGATATTGAGTTTAAAGTTGCGGATATTCCTGAGCAGTATATAACTGTCAGCGAAGTTGAATTTGCACAAGTTTTGATGAATTTGTTAAACAATGCCCTCGATGCAATCAACGACAACGATGAGAAGTGGATTAGTATCGACTTTAAGTCACTGGACCAATTCTTAGAAATTAGAATTACAGATTCGGGAAAGGGGATTGATGAGGCGACTCTTGATAAAATCTTCGCCCCTTTTTTCACAACGAAAGAAATAGGGAAGGGAACTGGTCTCGGTTTAAGTATATCTAAGGAATCAATTGAGAAGATGGGTGGAAGTCTCTACTACGATAGCGAAAGCGCCAATACGACTTTTGTCTTAAGAGTAAGACTTAGTCCTCAATAA
- a CDS encoding long-chain-fatty-acid--CoA ligase: MERPWLAHYQAGVPEEINADAYNSIPEILEESFEKFSASDAFHCMGKSLTYSDMDYLSRKFASYLQNNLGLKRGDRVAIMMPNILQYPVAMFGILRAGMVCVNVNPLYTARELEHQLKDSGSKAIIIFENSANVLAEVLSKTDVEHVLVTQIGDMLKFPKSLLVNFVIKHVKKMVPKWTIKGSIPFLKALDEGDESKFTRAEIKNDETAFLQYTGGTTGVSKGADLTHRNIVANLKQAKAWISPITKEGQEIIITPLPLYHIFSLTANCFTFSTLGGKNILITNPRDIPGFVKELKKHKFTAFTGVNTLFNGLLNNPEFSTIDFSSLKLTLGGGMAVQRAVAEKWKKVTGTPLIEAYGLTETSPAACINPMDLKDYNGSIGLPVSSTEVCIKDDEENTLGVGEIGEICIKGPQVMRGYWNRPEETVKVMTKDGFFKSGDIGLMNEQGFFKIVDRKKDMILVSGFNVYPNEIEDVIVQHPKVFECAAVGVPDPKSGEIVKIFVVKNDESLTEEELKAFCKENLTGYKVPKLYEFRAELPKSNVGKILRKDLRNQ, from the coding sequence ATGGAAAGACCTTGGTTAGCACATTATCAGGCAGGAGTGCCAGAAGAAATTAATGCGGACGCATACAATTCAATCCCTGAGATATTAGAGGAAAGTTTTGAAAAATTCTCAGCAAGTGACGCTTTTCACTGCATGGGAAAATCTCTTACTTATAGTGATATGGACTACCTCTCACGTAAGTTTGCTTCATATCTTCAAAATAATCTTGGATTAAAAAGAGGTGATAGGGTCGCAATCATGATGCCAAATATTCTTCAGTATCCAGTTGCGATGTTTGGGATTTTAAGAGCAGGTATGGTTTGTGTTAACGTTAACCCACTTTATACGGCAAGAGAACTTGAGCACCAGTTAAAAGACTCGGGTTCTAAAGCAATTATTATCTTTGAAAACTCAGCAAATGTTCTAGCTGAAGTTTTAAGTAAAACAGATGTCGAGCATGTACTCGTAACTCAAATTGGGGATATGTTAAAATTTCCAAAATCTTTACTTGTTAACTTTGTGATTAAGCATGTGAAGAAAATGGTTCCGAAGTGGACGATTAAGGGATCAATACCATTCTTAAAAGCTCTTGATGAAGGGGATGAATCAAAATTTACTAGAGCTGAGATTAAAAATGATGAGACTGCATTTCTTCAATATACTGGTGGAACAACTGGTGTGTCTAAGGGAGCTGATCTTACTCATAGAAATATTGTTGCAAATCTTAAGCAAGCTAAGGCTTGGATTTCTCCAATTACGAAAGAGGGGCAGGAGATTATTATTACTCCACTTCCGCTTTATCATATCTTCTCATTGACTGCGAATTGTTTTACTTTCTCTACACTTGGTGGAAAAAATATTCTCATCACAAACCCAAGAGATATTCCTGGATTTGTTAAAGAATTAAAGAAACACAAGTTCACAGCTTTCACAGGTGTTAACACGCTTTTTAATGGGTTATTGAATAATCCTGAATTTTCTACAATTGACTTTTCTTCACTGAAGTTAACTCTTGGTGGAGGAATGGCCGTGCAAAGAGCTGTTGCAGAAAAGTGGAAGAAAGTAACTGGAACTCCACTAATTGAAGCTTATGGTCTTACTGAAACTTCTCCAGCTGCTTGTATTAATCCAATGGATCTAAAAGATTACAATGGAAGTATTGGCCTGCCTGTTTCTTCAACAGAAGTATGTATTAAAGATGATGAAGAAAACACTCTTGGAGTTGGAGAGATTGGTGAAATCTGTATTAAAGGACCTCAGGTTATGAGAGGTTACTGGAACCGTCCTGAGGAGACTGTAAAGGTTATGACTAAGGATGGATTTTTTAAGTCTGGTGATATTGGGCTAATGAATGAGCAAGGTTTTTTCAAGATCGTTGATAGAAAGAAAGATATGATTCTTGTCTCTGGATTCAACGTTTATCCAAATGAAATTGAAGATGTTATTGTTCAACATCCAAAAGTTTTTGAATGTGCAGCTGTTGGTGTTCCTGATCCAAAGAGTGGTGAGATTGTGAAGATCTTCGTTGTTAAAAATGACGAGTCACTAACAGAAGAAGAACTGAAGGCATTCTGTAAGGAAAACCTAACAGGATATAAGGTTCCAAAGCTCTATGAGTTTAGAGCAGAGCTTCCGAAGTCAAATGTTGGTAAAATTCTAAGAAAAGACTTAAGAAATCAGTAA